One genomic window of Brienomyrus brachyistius isolate T26 chromosome 16, BBRACH_0.4, whole genome shotgun sequence includes the following:
- the scrn3 gene encoding secernin-3 isoform X1, producing the protein MFPSSCDTLVALPPSTVGQRVIFGKNSDRPCDEVQEVLYYPAKDYSAGEKVECTYVEIEQVPHTYAVVLSRPAWLWGAEMGANEHQVCIGNEAVWGRESVGDEEALLGMDLLRLALERADTAQKAVEVIVDLLDKYGQGGSCMEDESSFTYHNSFLISDRTEAWVLETSGKFWAAERVEEGHRNISNQYSITTKIDKEHPEMRQYAESRGWWDGKSEFNFAEVYSYVNTARIEASGDRYCDGRKLLAKSKGHITAETMMGILRDKDSGINMEGMFMTTGSMVSVVPRDPSLPGVHYFTGTPDPERSVFKPFIFVEDIKQLKETRSPDFGPEDPVKKKPRFQSKPDRRHPLFVKHEVVAAIIESIKDRGTKIIRNMRELEKEKMGEMEQYLTSGVGDSTLIVHLFSDTCLQELEVYSKC; encoded by the exons ATGTTTCCTTCATCTTGTGACACGCTGGTGGCTCTGCCTCCATCCACTGTCGGGCAGCGTGTTATTTTCGGAAAGAACTCGGACAGACCCTGTGATGAGGTGCAGGAGGTGCTGTATTACCCTGCTAAGGACTACAGCGCAGGAGAAAAAGTCGAG TGCACGTACGTAGAGATAGAGCAGGTCCCACATACCTATGCGGTAGTGCTGAGTCGCCCTGCTTGGCTGTGGGGTGCGGAGATGGGGGCAAACGAACACCAGGTGTGCATTGGCAATGAGGCTGTATGGGGCAGAGAGAGTGTTGGTGATGAAGAGGCCCTGCTGGGTATGGATCTGCTCAG ACTTGCTCTGGAGAGAGCAGACACAGCCCAAAAGGCTGTAGAAGTTATTGTGGATCTTCTGGACAAATATGGGCAGGGAGGAAGCTGCATGGAGGacgagagcagcttcacttacCACAACAGCTTCCTGATATCAGACAGGACGGAGGCCTGGGTGCTGGAGACCTCTGGGAAGTTCTGGGCAGCTGAGAGAGTTGAGG AGGGACATCGCAATATCTCCAACCAGTACTCCATAACCACCAAGATTGACAAGGAGCACCCAGAAATGAGACAGTATGCAGAGAGCAGAGGCTGGTGGGACGGAAAGTCCGAGTTCAACTTTGCAGAAGTCTACTCTTACGTGAATACGGCCAGAATTGAAGCTTCTGGGGACAGATACTGTGATGGTCGCAAACTGCTTGCTAAAAGCAAAG GTCACATCACAGCTGAGACCATGATGGGGATCCTGAGGGACAAAGACAGTGGCATCAATATGGAAGGCATGTTCATGACAACAGGGAGCATGGTGTCTGTGGTGCCCAGGGACCCCTCCCTGCCAGGGGTTCACTACTTTACTGGGACCCCTGACCCAGAAAG GTCTGTTTTTAAGCCCTTTATCTTTGTGGAGGACATCAAACAACTGAAAGAGACCCGTTCTCCAGACTTTGGGCCTGAGGATCCTGTAAAGAAGAAACCGCGCTTCCAGAGTAAGCCAGATCGCAGGCACCCGCTGTTTGTCAAGCACGAGGTCGTGGCTGCCATCATCGAGAGCATAAAG gacagaggAACGAAGATCATTCGGAACATGAGGGAGCTGGAAAAGGAGAAGATGGGTGAAATGGAGCAGTATCTGACTAGTGGTGTTGGGGACTCGACATTAATAGTGCATCTTTTTTCTGATACCTGTCTACAAGAGCTTGAGGTATATAGCAAGtgctaa